The sequence ACGTGGATGGGGTCGGCCCGGGCGACGAGACGTTCCACCGGCACGCTGGCCGCCGCCCTGCTCGTCGCGGTGCTGCTCGGCTCGGGCTGCGGCACCGACCCGGACGCCGGGGCGACCCGGCCGGCCGGCACGTCGCCCACCGCGACCCCGGCGGTCGAGGCCACCGCGACCCCGTCGACCGGGCCGGCCGGCCCGGTGCCGGAGACCCTCCGGTTCACCGGCACGACGCTGGACGGTGCGAGGTTCGACGCGGCCACCCTCGCCGGCCGGCCGGTGGTGCTGTGGTTCTGGGCGCCCTGGTGCGCCACCTGCGCGAGTCAGGCGTGGACGATCGCCGAGATCGAGCCCGGGTTCCGGGAGACCGTGCCGATCGTCGGGATCGCGGGGCTCGGTGAGCACCAGGCGATGACCGACTTCGTCACCGAGTTCGAACTGGGCCCGATGCCGCAGATCGAGGACCGGGACGGGACGCTCTGGCGGCGCTTCGAGGTCGTCGAGCAGAGCACCTTCGTGATCATCGACCGGGACGGGCGCGTGATCCACCAGGGCTGGCTGGACGGCGAGGACCTCACCCGGCAACTCACCGCCCTGGCCGCCGGGTCAGCGGGGGGTTAGGCGGTCGGTGGCTAGGCGGTCGCGGAGGACCTCGGGCACCAGGA is a genomic window of Micromonospora tarapacensis containing:
- a CDS encoding TlpA family protein disulfide reductase, with translation MGSARATRRSTGTLAAALLVAVLLGSGCGTDPDAGATRPAGTSPTATPAVEATATPSTGPAGPVPETLRFTGTTLDGARFDAATLAGRPVVLWFWAPWCATCASQAWTIAEIEPGFRETVPIVGIAGLGEHQAMTDFVTEFELGPMPQIEDRDGTLWRRFEVVEQSTFVIIDRDGRVIHQGWLDGEDLTRQLTALAAGSAGG